A genomic window from Cryobacterium sp. SO2 includes:
- a CDS encoding sugar ABC transporter permease gives MATTTIAAPTGTDYIPAKHPFNVGRWFRATGWRHLVGAVMVVFSAFPLLYVLSASLHPGGTLITANGLFSEVDLGSYVTLFNLPQQPYAAWYGNTLLIGGITSAGTVFLGALAAYSFSRMRFVGRRAGLLMLVLVQMFPQLLAVVAIFLLLNGISDIFPAIGLDTQIGLIMVYLGGALGVNTYLMYGFFNTIPASIDEAAKLDGAGHARIFFTIILRLVAPILAVVGLLSFVGTTNEFVIASIVLITPEKQTLAVGLYQFVSQEFSSNYSVFAAGAVLAALPVMALFLWLQKYIVGGLTAGSVK, from the coding sequence ATGGCGACCACGACTATCGCAGCCCCCACCGGCACGGACTACATCCCCGCCAAGCACCCGTTCAACGTCGGCCGCTGGTTCCGCGCCACCGGCTGGCGCCATCTGGTCGGCGCCGTCATGGTGGTCTTCTCCGCCTTCCCCCTGCTGTACGTGCTCTCGGCGTCGCTGCACCCCGGCGGCACCCTGATCACCGCCAACGGCCTGTTCAGCGAGGTGGACCTGGGCAGTTACGTCACCCTGTTCAACCTGCCGCAGCAGCCGTACGCGGCCTGGTACGGCAACACCCTGCTGATCGGCGGCATCACCTCGGCCGGCACGGTGTTCCTCGGCGCGCTGGCCGCGTACTCCTTCTCCCGGATGCGTTTCGTCGGCCGTCGCGCCGGCCTGCTGATGCTCGTGCTCGTGCAGATGTTCCCGCAGCTGCTCGCCGTCGTGGCGATCTTCCTGCTGCTCAACGGCATCTCCGACATCTTCCCGGCCATCGGCCTGGACACCCAGATCGGCCTGATCATGGTCTACCTCGGCGGCGCCCTCGGCGTGAACACCTACCTGATGTACGGCTTCTTCAACACGATCCCGGCTTCCATCGACGAGGCCGCCAAGCTCGACGGCGCCGGCCACGCCCGGATCTTCTTCACGATCATCCTGCGGCTGGTCGCGCCCATCCTCGCCGTGGTCGGGCTGCTGTCGTTCGTGGGCACCACCAACGAGTTCGTGATCGCGAGCATCGTGCTGATCACTCCGGAGAAGCAGACCCTCGCGGTGGGCCTGTACCAGTTCGTCTCGCAGGAGTTCTCCAGCAACTACTCGGTCTTCGCGGCCGGCGCGGTGCTCGCCGCCCTGCCCGTGATGGCGCTGTTCCTTTGGCTGCAGAAGTACATCGTCGGTGGCCTGACGGCCGGATCGGTCAAGTAA
- a CDS encoding glycoside hydrolase family 13 protein, with protein sequence MRPAHLLPHYLLPHHDGSPLYVSTQAPMLGDTVTVRLRIPLTFGDVTMVRTRSNPDREPRFDEARPIGSTGAGDDGYAWWAADLVVENPVHGYRFLLSLADGSHCWLNASGLHDIETLDAEDFKLVAHPAPPDWAATSVMYQVFPDRFARSAAAGQRQAPDWAMPAEWDDAVDQLPPGRSHQFYGGDLDGITEHLDHLERLGVTLLYLTPVFPGRSNHRYDASGFAEVDPLLGGDPALIRLVEAAHARGLQVIGDLTANHSGDGHEWFQAAHHTPDAPESSFYYWLDPEQHDYMSWLGVPALPKFNWTSPELRRRFIDGPDSVAARWLKPPFNLDGWRIDVANMTGRLGDDDLNAEVRQTIRRTMIDVNPDTILLGEFTNDASGDFQGDAWHGAMTYANFTRPLWSWLARPDPVSSFFGLPLGSIPAHTGEQFHRAHTRFAAGFPWRTRLATMNALDTHDTARFRTHADAEAVPVAVGLSVTLPGIPVVFAGDEFGLVGVDGEHSRTPMPWGSAAEPAVAATIDLYAELIGLRRSHEALSTGGLRWFHVGDDALVYVRESEQETVLLLAARAAADVTLPGWVLPVGGGAGAVPPEVGTAVATVSDAGLRLVATGASFTAWVLPGVTIPPDAHLVSPRGLAR encoded by the coding sequence ATGCGCCCGGCCCACTTGCTCCCGCACTACCTGCTCCCGCACCATGACGGCTCGCCGCTCTACGTCTCCACCCAGGCGCCCATGCTCGGCGACACCGTCACCGTGCGGCTGCGCATCCCGCTGACCTTCGGTGACGTCACGATGGTGCGCACCCGCTCCAACCCCGACCGGGAGCCGCGGTTCGACGAGGCGCGACCGATCGGGTCGACCGGCGCGGGCGATGACGGATACGCCTGGTGGGCCGCCGACCTCGTGGTGGAGAACCCGGTGCACGGCTATAGGTTTCTGCTCAGCCTGGCCGACGGCAGCCACTGCTGGCTGAACGCCAGCGGGCTGCACGACATCGAGACCCTCGACGCCGAGGACTTCAAGCTCGTCGCCCACCCGGCACCACCGGACTGGGCTGCGACGAGCGTGATGTACCAGGTCTTCCCCGACCGGTTCGCCCGCTCCGCCGCCGCCGGCCAGCGCCAGGCGCCGGACTGGGCGATGCCCGCGGAGTGGGACGACGCCGTGGACCAGCTCCCGCCGGGCCGCTCGCACCAGTTCTACGGCGGGGACCTCGACGGCATCACCGAGCACCTCGACCACCTCGAGCGGCTCGGCGTCACCCTGCTCTACCTCACCCCGGTGTTCCCCGGCCGCTCCAACCATCGGTATGACGCGTCCGGTTTCGCCGAGGTCGACCCGCTACTCGGCGGCGACCCCGCGCTCATCCGCCTCGTCGAGGCCGCCCACGCCCGCGGGCTCCAGGTGATCGGCGACCTCACCGCCAACCACTCCGGCGACGGCCACGAGTGGTTCCAGGCCGCGCACCACACCCCGGATGCCCCGGAGAGCTCCTTCTACTACTGGCTCGACCCCGAGCAGCACGACTACATGTCCTGGCTGGGCGTGCCCGCACTGCCCAAGTTCAACTGGACCTCCCCGGAGCTCCGCCGCCGGTTCATCGACGGCCCGGACTCGGTGGCGGCCCGTTGGCTGAAGCCGCCGTTCAATCTGGACGGCTGGCGCATCGACGTGGCGAACATGACCGGCCGGCTCGGCGACGACGACCTCAACGCGGAGGTGCGCCAGACCATCCGCCGCACCATGATCGACGTGAATCCCGACACCATCCTGCTCGGCGAATTCACCAACGACGCCTCCGGGGACTTTCAGGGCGACGCCTGGCACGGCGCGATGACCTATGCCAACTTCACCCGGCCGCTCTGGTCGTGGCTGGCCCGGCCCGACCCGGTGTCGTCGTTCTTCGGGCTGCCGCTGGGCAGCATTCCGGCGCACACCGGCGAGCAGTTCCACCGGGCGCACACCCGCTTCGCCGCAGGCTTCCCCTGGCGCACCCGGCTGGCCACCATGAACGCTCTCGACACCCACGACACGGCCAGGTTCCGCACCCACGCCGACGCCGAGGCGGTGCCCGTGGCCGTGGGCCTGTCGGTGACCCTGCCGGGCATCCCGGTGGTCTTCGCCGGCGACGAGTTCGGCCTGGTCGGCGTCGACGGCGAGCACTCCCGTACCCCGATGCCGTGGGGGAGTGCGGCCGAGCCGGCCGTCGCCGCGACCATCGACCTGTACGCGGAGCTGATCGGCCTCCGTCGCAGCCACGAGGCGCTGAGCACCGGTGGTCTGCGCTGGTTCCACGTGGGCGACGACGCTCTCGTGTACGTGCGCGAGAGCGAGCAGGAGACGGTGCTGCTGCTGGCGGCCCGCGCCGCCGCCGACGTGACCCTGCCCGGCTGGGTGCTGCCCGTCGGCGGCGGTGCCGGTGCAGTGCCGCCCGAGGTCGGAACGGCCGTCGCCACGGTGTCCGACGCCGGCCTCCGCCTCGTCGCCACCGGCGCATCCTTCACCGCCTGGGTGCTGCCCGGCGTCACAATTCCGCCGGATGCCCACCTCGTGTCGCCGAGGGGTCTCGCGAGGTGA
- a CDS encoding Gfo/Idh/MocA family oxidoreductase, which produces MGESHTNRDLTPHRVGIVGLGVISAAYLETLAASDAVVITAVADLDAERARSVAARLPAAQAMTVAELLASDEVDTVLNLTTPAAHAEIALGALTQGKQVYGEKPLAVTLVEGRSILAAATHAGLSVGSAPDTVLGTGIQTARAAIDDGLIGRPVAASAVMVTAGHELWHPHPDFYYREGGGPLFDMGPYYITALVHLLGPIRSVTGSSSRPHDHRIIRTGPRAGESIPVFVDTHVTGVLEHDSGALSTITMSFDSGATVASPLEVHGTDGTLAVGDPNTFDGPTSLRRVNDGGFHLLDPLAGYADGARGIGLLDQIRTPHRTAPRASGELALHVLDVMESLQRAATEGRRVDLTTTAERPTPVPLTPRPEWLTVRA; this is translated from the coding sequence GTGGGCGAGTCGCACACCAATCGAGACCTGACACCGCACCGCGTGGGCATCGTGGGCCTGGGCGTCATCTCCGCCGCCTACCTCGAGACGCTGGCGGCCAGCGACGCCGTGGTCATCACGGCCGTGGCCGATCTGGATGCCGAGCGCGCCCGGTCGGTAGCCGCCCGCCTGCCGGCGGCCCAGGCGATGACCGTGGCCGAGCTGCTCGCCAGCGACGAGGTCGACACCGTGCTCAACCTCACCACCCCGGCCGCGCACGCCGAAATCGCGCTCGGGGCCCTGACCCAGGGCAAGCAGGTCTACGGCGAGAAGCCGCTGGCGGTGACGCTGGTCGAGGGCCGCAGCATCCTCGCGGCCGCGACCCATGCCGGCCTGAGCGTCGGCTCCGCACCGGACACCGTGCTCGGCACCGGCATCCAGACCGCCCGCGCCGCCATCGACGACGGCCTGATCGGCCGCCCGGTGGCTGCGTCGGCGGTGATGGTCACGGCCGGGCACGAGCTCTGGCACCCCCACCCGGACTTCTACTACCGCGAGGGCGGCGGCCCGCTCTTCGACATGGGCCCGTACTACATCACCGCGCTGGTTCACCTGCTCGGACCCATCCGCTCGGTCACCGGCTCGTCCAGCCGGCCGCACGACCACCGGATCATCCGCACCGGGCCGCGGGCCGGCGAGAGCATCCCGGTCTTCGTCGACACCCATGTCACCGGCGTGCTCGAACACGACAGCGGTGCCCTGTCGACCATCACGATGAGCTTCGACTCCGGCGCCACCGTGGCGTCGCCGCTCGAGGTGCACGGCACCGACGGCACCCTCGCCGTGGGCGACCCGAACACCTTCGACGGCCCCACCAGCCTCCGGCGCGTCAACGACGGCGGCTTCCACCTGCTCGACCCGCTGGCCGGCTACGCCGACGGCGCCCGCGGCATCGGCCTGCTCGACCAGATCCGCACGCCGCACCGCACCGCGCCGCGCGCCAGCGGCGAACTCGCCCTGCACGTTCTCGACGTGATGGAGTCGCTGCAGCGCGCCGCCACCGAGGGCCGCCGCGTCGACCTGACCACCACGGCCGAGCGTCCCACCCCCGTGCCCCTCACGCCCCGCCCCGAATGGCTGACTGTGAGGGCATGA
- a CDS encoding ThuA domain-containing protein, translated as MQALIVRGGWDGHHPVASTELFVPFLREHGYEVRIEESPAVYADAGVMAGIDLIVQCVTMSEITAEQVAGLRDAVAAGTGLTGWHGGIADSYRASSDYLQLVGGQFVTHPSKAPEFVVGGEEDNYLEYRVSVTAAGHAHPVTAGLADFSLTTEQYWVLHDDLCDVLATTTHPAQPWQPWHRPVTSPVVWTRRWGEGRIVVTTPGHSLDVLEDASVRTIIERGMLWASRTPIET; from the coding sequence ATGCAGGCACTGATCGTGCGCGGCGGTTGGGACGGCCACCATCCGGTGGCGAGCACCGAGCTGTTCGTGCCGTTCCTCAGAGAGCACGGCTACGAGGTGCGGATCGAGGAGTCCCCGGCCGTCTACGCCGACGCCGGGGTGATGGCCGGCATCGACCTCATCGTGCAGTGCGTCACGATGAGCGAGATCACGGCCGAGCAGGTGGCCGGGCTGCGGGATGCCGTCGCCGCCGGCACGGGCCTGACCGGCTGGCACGGCGGCATCGCCGACTCCTACCGGGCGTCCTCCGACTACCTGCAGCTCGTGGGCGGCCAGTTCGTGACGCACCCGTCGAAAGCGCCGGAGTTCGTGGTCGGCGGCGAGGAGGACAACTACCTCGAGTACCGCGTCAGCGTCACCGCCGCGGGCCACGCGCATCCGGTCACCGCGGGCCTGGCCGACTTCAGCCTCACCACCGAGCAGTACTGGGTGCTGCACGACGACCTGTGCGACGTGCTCGCGACGACGACGCATCCGGCCCAGCCCTGGCAGCCGTGGCACCGGCCGGTGACGTCACCGGTGGTCTGGACCCGGCGGTGGGGCGAGGGCCGGATCGTCGTGACGACGCCCGGGCACAGCCTGGACGTGCTCGAAGACGCCTCTGTTCGCACCATCATCGAAAGGGGAATGCTGTGGGCGAGTCGCACACCAATCGAGACCTGA
- a CDS encoding LacI family DNA-binding transcriptional regulator, whose protein sequence is MTPRATIHDVAAAAGVSVATVSKAVNGRYGISASTTARVLDVVQQLGYESSLVASSMRSRRTSVIGILVADFEPFSAEILKGVGVALADSRYDLLAYSGSRQRETNGWERRSLSRLSGTLIDGAIMVTPTVDTTSAEIPVVAIDPHTGRADLPTVESDSFGGALQATRYLIELGHRRIGFLAGRPDLRSATLREAGYRQALADAGIQFNPALVRVGLYKRDTAKAPAASLLSMTDRPTAVFAANDLSAIAIIQVAAELGLEVPGDLSVIGFDDIPEASQMNPALTTIRQPMKKLGATAAGMLVALLNGETLPQNHIRLPTGLVRRATTAPPHG, encoded by the coding sequence ATGACTCCCCGTGCCACCATCCATGACGTCGCCGCCGCGGCCGGCGTCTCGGTGGCCACGGTGTCCAAAGCGGTCAACGGCCGCTACGGAATTTCGGCCTCGACCACCGCCAGGGTGCTCGACGTCGTGCAACAGCTGGGCTACGAGTCGAGCCTCGTGGCCAGCAGCATGCGCTCGCGCCGCACCAGCGTCATCGGCATCCTGGTGGCCGATTTCGAACCGTTCAGCGCCGAGATCCTCAAGGGCGTCGGCGTCGCGCTGGCGGATTCCCGCTATGACCTGCTCGCCTACAGCGGCTCCCGGCAGCGGGAGACCAACGGTTGGGAGCGGCGATCACTCAGCCGGCTGAGCGGCACCTTGATCGATGGCGCGATCATGGTCACGCCCACCGTCGACACCACCTCGGCCGAGATCCCCGTCGTGGCCATCGACCCGCACACCGGCCGCGCCGACCTTCCCACCGTGGAGTCGGACAGCTTCGGCGGCGCCCTGCAGGCCACCCGCTACCTCATCGAACTCGGCCACCGCCGGATCGGCTTCCTGGCCGGCCGCCCCGACCTCCGCTCGGCCACGCTGCGCGAAGCCGGCTACCGGCAGGCGCTGGCGGATGCGGGTATCCAGTTCAACCCCGCCCTGGTGCGGGTGGGCCTGTACAAGCGAGACACGGCCAAGGCCCCCGCCGCATCGCTGCTGTCGATGACCGACCGCCCCACGGCGGTGTTCGCCGCCAACGACCTCTCGGCCATCGCCATCATCCAGGTGGCCGCGGAGCTCGGCCTCGAGGTGCCGGGCGACCTGTCGGTGATCGGCTTCGACGACATTCCGGAGGCTTCGCAGATGAATCCGGCGCTCACCACCATCCGGCAGCCGATGAAGAAGCTCGGCGCCACGGCGGCCGGGATGCTTGTGGCACTGCTGAACGGGGAGACGCTGCCGCAGAACCACATTCGGCTGCCGACCGGGCTGGTGCGCCGGGCCACGACGGCACCACCGCACGGCTGA
- a CDS encoding extracellular solute-binding protein, producing the protein MKVNHTTAKRIFAGTMVLGLGALGLTACSGASDGASSGGDVTMSLWQNSTTGPGQEFWDKTVADFEADNPGVTIDVQAIQNEDLDGKLQTALNSGDAPDIFLQRGGGKMAAMVAAGQLMDITGGISDQVKEEIPEGSFIANSLEDKIYAMPVAVLPGGIFYSQDLFDAAGITETPTTIDDLEADAAKLKATGVAPIALGAKDAWPAAHWFYFFALRECSPDVLAEAADTKDFSDGCWIKAGEDLQSFADTEPFNDGFLTTAAQQGAGSSAGLVANHQAAMELMGAWNPGVIASLTPDTKPLADLSWFPFPEVSGGDGEPGSILGGVDGYSCSVSAPPECLDFLNYIGSSDVQKEYYAAFNAPPVNTVAQEAVTEPYLKEIIAAYNAAPYVSQWLDTVYGQNVGNALNVGVVDLLAGKGSPEQLIQAVNDAAKKA; encoded by the coding sequence ATGAAGGTGAACCACACCACGGCGAAGAGAATCTTCGCGGGAACCATGGTCCTGGGCCTCGGCGCCCTGGGCCTCACGGCCTGCAGCGGCGCGTCAGACGGAGCGTCCTCCGGCGGCGACGTCACGATGAGCCTCTGGCAGAACTCCACCACGGGCCCCGGCCAGGAATTCTGGGACAAGACCGTCGCGGACTTCGAGGCCGACAACCCCGGCGTCACCATCGACGTGCAGGCGATCCAGAACGAAGACCTCGACGGCAAGCTGCAGACCGCGCTCAACTCCGGCGACGCACCCGACATCTTCCTGCAGCGCGGCGGCGGCAAGATGGCCGCCATGGTCGCGGCCGGCCAGCTGATGGACATCACCGGTGGCATCTCCGACCAGGTGAAGGAGGAGATCCCCGAGGGCTCGTTCATCGCGAACAGCCTCGAGGACAAGATCTACGCCATGCCCGTCGCGGTTCTGCCCGGCGGCATCTTCTACAGTCAGGACCTCTTCGACGCGGCCGGGATCACCGAGACCCCCACCACGATTGATGACCTCGAGGCCGACGCCGCCAAGCTCAAGGCCACCGGGGTCGCTCCGATCGCTCTCGGCGCCAAAGACGCCTGGCCGGCCGCGCACTGGTTCTACTTCTTCGCCCTCCGCGAGTGCAGCCCTGACGTGCTGGCCGAGGCCGCCGACACCAAGGACTTCAGCGACGGCTGCTGGATCAAGGCCGGCGAAGACCTGCAGAGCTTCGCCGACACCGAGCCCTTCAACGACGGCTTCCTCACCACCGCCGCTCAGCAGGGTGCCGGCAGTTCCGCCGGTCTGGTGGCCAACCACCAGGCGGCCATGGAGCTGATGGGTGCCTGGAACCCCGGCGTCATCGCCTCTCTCACCCCCGACACCAAGCCGCTTGCTGACCTGTCCTGGTTCCCGTTCCCCGAGGTGTCCGGCGGCGACGGTGAGCCCGGCTCGATCCTCGGCGGCGTGGATGGCTACTCCTGCTCGGTCTCGGCCCCGCCGGAATGCCTCGACTTCCTCAACTACATCGGCAGCTCCGACGTGCAGAAGGAGTACTACGCGGCCTTCAACGCCCCGCCCGTGAACACCGTGGCGCAGGAAGCCGTCACCGAGCCCTACCTCAAGGAGATCATCGCGGCCTACAACGCGGCCCCGTACGTCTCGCAGTGGCTCGACACCGTCTACGGCCAGAACGTCGGCAACGCCCTGAACGTGGGCGTGGTCGACCTGCTCGCCGGCAAGGGCAGCCCGGAGCAGCTCATCCAGGCGGTCAACGACGCAGCCAAGAAGGCCTAG
- a CDS encoding sugar ABC transporter permease → MSVRENTSTRLEVDLAKGGVAGVTPAAPPVRRRRRTSVGARVEIAVLVGPALIVFLGFVIFPVVMAAYYGFFSWQGYGPPTVFVGFRNYITIIQDPTFQEALTHNGIIVVLSLLLQGPVAILLALLLNRKLRGQSLIRVLIFVPYVISEVVVGTGWSLMLQSNGAVNGLLEKLGLGAFTQDWLSNPDIAIWTLMVIITWKYVGFAVILFLAGLQGIPEELPEAAAIDGASFWQIQRHITLPLLAPTLRIWAFLSIIGALQLFDLVYIIWGQYISSTAGTSTMATYLVANGRNAGNYGYGNAVAVVLFLISLVVALIYQRYVLRRDTEGAITDKGTEK, encoded by the coding sequence ATGTCGGTTCGCGAGAATACTTCAACGCGATTAGAGGTGGATCTCGCGAAGGGCGGGGTCGCGGGCGTCACGCCCGCGGCCCCGCCCGTGCGGCGCCGCCGCCGCACGTCAGTGGGGGCCAGGGTCGAGATCGCGGTTCTCGTCGGACCGGCCCTGATCGTCTTCCTCGGCTTTGTGATCTTCCCCGTCGTCATGGCGGCCTACTACGGCTTCTTCAGCTGGCAGGGCTACGGCCCGCCCACCGTCTTCGTCGGGTTCCGCAACTACATCACGATCATCCAGGACCCCACCTTCCAGGAAGCCCTCACCCACAACGGCATCATCGTGGTGCTCTCCCTCCTGCTGCAGGGTCCGGTCGCGATCCTCCTGGCGCTGCTGCTCAATCGCAAGCTGCGCGGCCAGTCCCTCATCCGGGTGCTCATCTTCGTGCCGTACGTGATCTCCGAGGTCGTCGTCGGCACCGGCTGGAGCCTGATGCTGCAGTCCAACGGCGCCGTGAACGGCCTGCTGGAGAAGCTCGGGCTTGGGGCTTTCACCCAGGACTGGCTGTCGAACCCGGACATAGCCATCTGGACCCTGATGGTGATCATCACCTGGAAGTACGTCGGCTTCGCCGTGATCCTCTTCCTTGCCGGCCTGCAGGGCATCCCGGAGGAGCTGCCGGAGGCGGCCGCCATCGACGGGGCGTCGTTCTGGCAGATCCAACGGCACATCACCTTGCCGCTTTTGGCACCCACGCTGCGCATCTGGGCGTTCCTGTCGATCATCGGCGCCCTGCAGCTCTTCGACCTCGTCTACATCATCTGGGGTCAGTACATCTCCTCCACCGCGGGAACGTCGACCATGGCGACCTATCTCGTGGCGAACGGCCGGAACGCCGGCAACTACGGCTACGGGAACGCCGTCGCCGTGGTGCTCTTCCTGATCTCGCTCGTGGTCGCGCTGATTTATCAGCGTTACGTGCTGCGCCGGGACACCGAGGGTGCCATCACAGACAAGGGGACGGAAAAATGA
- a CDS encoding carbohydrate ABC transporter permease, translating into MTALITPAVALPPANPPAPIKTSRRWGTPVAYVVAVLVIGLMLAPVLFIIIGGFRTNAQITTDPSGWPSVWNIGNYLDVLTGGMFWRLVGNSLIAGLATTVGVVLLGLMASYVLARYSFRGRGILYAMFAAGLMFPMTVAITPLYLVVKNLGLMNSLGGVILPQIAFALPTTIIILVPFLRAIPDEIQEAAFIDGCSRLGFFWRMIVPLAMPGVITVGILAFIASWNSYLLPLFILNNEAVFTLPLGVQSFASQYSVDTAKVLAFTSLSMIPALVFFALFERRIVGGLTGAVKG; encoded by the coding sequence ATGACCGCGCTCATCACGCCCGCTGTGGCGCTGCCGCCGGCCAATCCGCCGGCCCCGATCAAGACGAGCCGGCGGTGGGGAACCCCCGTGGCCTACGTCGTCGCCGTTCTGGTGATCGGCCTGATGCTCGCGCCGGTGCTGTTCATCATCATCGGCGGTTTCCGCACCAACGCCCAGATCACCACCGACCCGTCCGGCTGGCCCAGCGTGTGGAACATCGGCAACTACCTCGATGTGCTCACCGGCGGCATGTTCTGGCGGCTGGTGGGCAACTCCCTGATCGCCGGGCTGGCCACCACCGTCGGGGTGGTGCTGTTGGGCCTGATGGCCAGCTACGTGCTCGCCCGGTACTCGTTCCGCGGCCGCGGCATCCTGTATGCCATGTTCGCGGCCGGGCTGATGTTCCCGATGACCGTGGCCATCACACCGCTCTACCTGGTGGTGAAGAACCTGGGCCTGATGAACTCGTTGGGCGGGGTGATCTTGCCGCAGATCGCGTTCGCGCTGCCCACCACGATCATCATCCTGGTGCCGTTCCTGCGGGCCATCCCCGACGAGATCCAGGAGGCCGCCTTCATCGACGGCTGCAGCCGGCTCGGCTTCTTCTGGCGGATGATTGTGCCCCTGGCCATGCCCGGCGTCATCACCGTGGGCATCCTGGCGTTCATCGCCAGCTGGAACAGCTACCTGTTGCCGCTGTTCATCCTGAACAACGAGGCCGTGTTCACGCTGCCGCTGGGCGTGCAGTCCTTCGCGTCGCAGTACTCGGTGGACACCGCGAAGGTGCTGGCGTTCACGTCGCTGTCCATGATTCCCGCCCTGGTGTTCTTCGCCCTGTTCGAACGCCGCATCGTCGGCGGGCTGACGGGCGCGGTCAAGGGCTGA